The proteins below come from a single Vanessa cardui chromosome 7, ilVanCard2.1, whole genome shotgun sequence genomic window:
- the LOC124530982 gene encoding serine protease 1-like, with translation MTCDAGLRIIGGRDALQNEFPFAIRLEIKIVYNDGHSNDVEYEQLCTGAAVSPKWILSAAHCYSDEGYEIVARYNSHFPKHMGEISPIIKVFNHPQYNEERFGINQNDIALFLSQNILVSQYGKISAVDYMTLVGHKVNILGFGLTNATEEKPLQVLNGMMNSCLENEKSFEDFMATLMCVVPLCGVQASICGGDSGGPVVHSSGIVGVNSRSFDDCSQFTTDFKNTPGYSASIVAMISHELDWISNIISTT, from the coding sequence ATGACGTGTGATGCTGGGCTGAGAATTATTGGAGGGAGAGATGCACTGCAAAATGAATTTCCGTTTGCAATTcgattagaaataaaaattgtatataacgaTGGTCACAGCAACGATGTTGAATATGAACAACTCTGCACGGGCGCTGCTGTATCTCCTAAGTGGATCTTATCTGCGGCTCACTGCTACAGCGATGAGGGGTATGAAATAGTCGCAAGATACAATAGCCATTTTCCCAAACACATGGGTGAAATCAGTCCTATAATTAAGGTTTTCAATCATCCGCAATATAACGAGGAACGTTTTGGTATTAATCAAAACGATATAGCCTTATTTCTAAGTCAAAACATATTAGTTTCTCAGTACGGTAAGATAAGTGCAGTCGATTACATGACTTTAGTTGGTCACAAAGTAAATATCTTAGGTTTTGGTTTAACCAATGCAACAGAAGAGAAACCATTGCAAGTTTTAAATGGGATGATGAATAGTTGTCTCGAAAATGAAAAAAGTTTTGAAGATTTTATGGCAACGCTGATGTGTGTTGTTCCATTGTGTGGAGTGCAAGCTTCGATTTGTGGTGGAGATTCTGGTGGTCCAGTCGTGCATTCATCAGGTATAGTGGGTGTTAATTCCAGATCTTTTGATGATTGTAGCCAATTTACAACCGACTTTAAAAACACCCCAGGTTACTCAGCTAGTATTGTAGCTATGATTAGCCATGAGTTAGATTGGATTTCAAATATCATTTCAACGacgtaa
- the LOC124531416 gene encoding serine protease 1-like, whose translation MEFTFSLVILKFVSCEAALRIIGGRDALENEFPYAIRLEAKVTDSDNYSIILDQFCSGAAVSSKWILTAAHCYRKELEYVARYNWYFSNNIGEIRPILKAYIHPQYNEERFGLRQNDVALFLSQNLLVSQFGKISAVDYKGLVGHKVNIIGFGITNSSTYEQPLQVLDGMLNNCLEKEKKYSFYNAKMMCVVPFCGVKAKGCPGDSGGPVIHSSGIIGVNSLTSGRCHKSQNIIYHPGTSAVVISMISHELEWISNVISNKDIH comes from the coding sequence atgGAATTTACCTTTTCGTTAGTTATATTGAAGTTCGTGAGCTGTGAAGCTGCACTCAGAATAATCGGAGGAAGAGACGCTCTCGAAAATGAGTTTCCATATGCTATTCGCTTGGAAGCGAAGGTTACAGATAGTGATAATTATAGCATAATTTTGGATCAGTTCTGCTCAGGTGCTGCTGTATCATCAAAGTGGATCTTAACTGCAGCTCACTGTTACAGAAAAGAATTAGAATATGTTGCTAGATACAATTGGTATTTTTCAAACAACATTGGTGAAATACGCCCCATACTGAAGGCTTATATACATCCACAATACAACGAGGAACGTTTCGGCTTGAGGCAAAACGATGTTGCATTATTTCTAAGTCAAAATTTATTAGTTTCTCAATTTGGAAAGATAAGTGCAGTCGATTACAAGGGTCTCGTCGGCCACAAAGTAAACATTATCGGATTTGGAATTACAAATTCGTCTACGTACGAGCAACCATTGCAAGTTTTAGACGGAATGCTGAATAACTGCcttgaaaaggaaaaaaaatattcgttttataaTGCTAAAATGATGTGCGTTGTTCCCTTCTGCGGAGTGAAAGCGAAAGGCTGTCCCGGTGATTCAGGAGGTCCAGTCATACACTCATCTGGGATAATAGGAGTTAATTCACTAACTTCAGGTCGCTGTCATAAATCCCAGAATATCATTTACCACCCAGGAACGTCTGCAGTCGTTATATCAATGATCAGCCATGAATTAGAATGGATATCAAATGTTATTTCCAATAAAGATATTCATTGA
- the LOC124531420 gene encoding serine protease 1-like, whose product MEFTFSLVILKFVSCEAALRIIGGRDALENEFPYAIRLEVKIIKNDNKSIAYVKTCSGAAVSSKWILTAAHCYRKELEYVARYNRYFPNNIGEISPILKVYIHPQYNEERFGLRQNDVALFLSQNVLVSQFGKISAVDYKGLVGHKVNIIGFGITNSSTFEQPLQVLDGMLNNCLEMEKKILLYTAKMMCVVPFCGVKAKACPGDSGGPVIHSSGIIGVNSLTIGHCHESQNIIYHPGASAVLISMISHELEWISNVISNKDIH is encoded by the coding sequence ATGGAATTTACCTTTTCGTTAGTTATATTGAAGTTCGTGAGCTGTGAAGCTGCACTCAGAATAATCGGAGGAAGAGACGCTCTCGAAAATGAGTTTCCTTATGCTATTCGATTGGAAgtgaagattataaaaaatgacaatAAGAGCATAGCTTATGTAAAGACATGCTCAGGTGCTGCTGTATCATCAAAGTGGATCTTAACTGCAGCTCACTGTTACAGAAAGGAATTAGAATATGTTGCTAGATACAATAGGTATTTTCCAAACAACATAGGTGAAATAAGCCCCATACTGAAGGTTTATATACATCCACAATACAACGAGGAACGTTTCGGCTTGAGGCAAAACGATGTAGCATTATTTCTAAGTCAAAATGTATTAGTTTCTCAATTTGGAAAGATAAGTGCAGTCGATTACAAGGGTCTCGTCGGCCACAAAGTAAACATTATCGGATTTGGAATTACAAATTCGTCTACGTTCGAGCAACCATTGCAAGTTTTAGACGGAATGCTGAATAACTGCCttgaaatggaaaaaaaaatcttgttgtATACTGCTAAAATGATGTGTGTTGTTCCCTTCTGCGGAGTGAAAGCGAAAGCTTGTCCCGGTGATTCAGGAGGTCCAGTCATACACTCATCTGGGATAATAGGAGTTAATTCACTAACTATAGGTCACTGTCATGAATCCCAGAATATCATTTATCACCCAGGAGCTTCAGCAGTCCTTATATCAATGATCAGCCATGAATTAGAATGGATATCAAATGTTATTTCCAATAAAGATATTCATTGA
- the LOC124531436 gene encoding serine protease 1-like yields MEFTFSLVILKFVSCEAALRIIGGRDALNNEFPYAIRLEVKIIKNDDNKSIAYVKTCSGAAVSSKWILTAAHCYRQELEYVARYNWYFPNNIGEISPILKVYIHPQYNEERIGLRQNDVALFLSQNLLVSQFGKISAVDYKGLVGHKVNIIGFGITNSTMPDQPLQVLDGMLNNCLEMEKETSLYNAKMMCVVPFCGVKAKACPGDSGGPVIHSSGIIGVNSLTSGHCHESQNIIYHPGASAVIISMISHELEWISNVISNKDIH; encoded by the coding sequence ATGGAATTTACCTTTTCGTTAGTTATATTGAAGTTCGTGAGCTGTGAAGCTGCACTCAGAATAATCGGAGGAAGAGACGCTCTCAACAATGAGTTTCCTTATGCTATTCGATTGGAAgtgaagattataaaaaatgacgACAATAAGAGCATAGCTTATGTAAAGACTTGCTCAGGTGCTGCTGTATCATCAAAGTGGATCTTAACTGCAGCTCACTGTTACAGACAAGAATTAGAATATGTTGCTAGATACAATTGGTATTTTCCAAACAACATTGGCGAAATAAGCCCCATACTGAAGGTTTATATACATCCACAATACAACGAGGAACGTATCGGCTTGAGGCAAAACGACGTAGCATTATTTCTAAGTCAAAATTTATTAGTTTCTCAATTCGGAAAGATAAGTGCAGTCGATTACAAGGGTCTCGTCGGCCACAAAGTAAACATTATCGGATTTGGAATTACAAATTCGACTATGCCCGATCAACCATTGCAAGTTTTAGACGGAATGCTGAATAACTGCCTTGAAATGGAAAAAGAAACCTCGTTGTATAATGCTAAAATGATGTGTGTTGTTCCCTTCTGCGGAGTGAAAGCGAAAGCCTGTCCCGGTGATTCAGGAGGTCCAGTCATACACTCATCTGGGATAATAGGAGTTAATTCACTAACTTCAGGTCACTGTCATGAATCCCAGAATATCATTTACCACCCAGGAGCTTCAGCAGTCATTATATCAATGATCAGCCATGAATTAGAATGGATATCAAATGTTATTTCCAATAAAGATATTCATTGA